Proteins co-encoded in one Gouania willdenowi chromosome 1, fGouWil2.1, whole genome shotgun sequence genomic window:
- the tmem176 gene encoding transmembrane protein 176: protein MGRRISKKKTAIFKRRTRVTQHRESERERERERERAHPHPDRVIRVFHQNNNNYTHTHTHTHTHSKGPVEFQQKQKVMAVSVSRDLTVEVLHDGNAVKLTDRQQALHTAIHRGEPKALGVSQVMLGVMVMSYSLPLLFTDVTLVLSVGVPWWSGLMFIVAGSVAIVLDKHCTMKLLQGCLLVTSVSLLLSLLSIIIYSVDMGLNPEVPCVRTNNDSCDEEHYSTRLSRGLKACLLLFTLAQTVISSILCFFLYRQRRGFGLYATLTQAAPPSPTELTAPSVSE, encoded by the exons ATGGGACGGAggattagcaaaaaaaaaaccgcgATATTTAAGCGAAGGACGCGCGTTACGCAACACCGAgaatcagagagagagagagagagagagagagagagagcacacccACATCCTGACCGTGTGATCAGGGTGTTCCatcagaacaacaacaactacaca cacacacacacacacacacacacacactctaaagGACCTGTGGAGTTCCAGCAGAAACAAAAG GTGATGGCTGTGTCCGTCTCCAGGGATCTGACTGTGGAAGTGTTGCATGATGGGAACGCTGTGAAGCTGACGGACAGACAACAAGCTCTGCACACGGCTATACACAGAGGAGAACCCAAGGCTCTAGGG GTGAGTCAGGTGATGCTGGGGGTCATGGTGATGTCATACTCCCTCCCTCTGCTCTTCACTGATGTCACTCTGGTTCTGTCTGTGGGCGTGCCCTGGTGGAGCGGCCTCATG TTCATTGTTGCAGGATCTGTTGCGATTGTCTTAGACAAACACTGCACCATGAAGCTG ctCCAGGGCTGTCTCCTGGTGACCTCTGTATCTCTGCTGTTGTCTCTTCTCTCCATCATCATCTATTCTGTGGACATGGGTTTAAACCCTGAGGTTCCGTGTGTGAGAACCAATAATGACAGCTGTGATGAGGAACATTATTCTACG AGGCTGAGCAGAGGGCTGAAGGCCTGCCTCCTCCTCTTCACTCTGGCTCAGACTGTGATCTCCTCCATCCTCTGTTTCTTCCTCTACAGACAAAGACGAGGCTTCGGACTCTACGCT